The Oligoflexus sp. genome contains a region encoding:
- a CDS encoding ketopantoate reductase family protein produces the protein MDETGVGILGPGAVGHMLAFFLNQVHGLQVQMRGRSGLLSAGQPIVFQNGPEAALRLSTEGPPPRLWFACLKAHALVDGLRAWMQDQAAGTQIIILSNGYIEPLLIPLRRESPNILFRKGLVTRGIKRDASGAYVIGPKGQVIWGEERSPTALEDLILRELGPHGFQWNTQACRLRREKWYFNTCLNTLSGVHRYARNGLAAEEGRDELEALSHEVLLLARELWPDWQPAHRDLWQNLLRLIANTADNENSMAADVRLGRPTEAAVLSGMVHQAHDPSAYPILLALDHKLKSQG, from the coding sequence ATGGATGAGACTGGCGTTGGGATATTAGGACCGGGTGCTGTTGGGCACATGCTGGCTTTCTTTTTGAATCAGGTCCATGGTCTTCAGGTTCAGATGCGCGGTCGCAGCGGCCTTTTGTCCGCAGGGCAGCCGATTGTTTTTCAGAATGGGCCCGAGGCGGCTTTGCGTCTATCCACTGAAGGTCCTCCTCCGCGCCTGTGGTTCGCCTGCCTCAAGGCTCATGCTCTGGTCGATGGACTCAGGGCCTGGATGCAGGATCAGGCTGCGGGAACCCAGATCATTATCCTCAGCAACGGGTACATCGAACCTCTGCTCATTCCCCTCCGTCGCGAGAGTCCGAATATTTTATTCCGCAAAGGCCTTGTTACGCGGGGCATCAAACGCGATGCGTCGGGAGCCTATGTGATCGGACCCAAAGGCCAGGTGATCTGGGGCGAGGAGCGCAGCCCGACGGCTTTGGAGGATCTTATCCTTCGCGAACTTGGACCTCATGGTTTTCAGTGGAACACGCAGGCCTGTCGCCTGAGGCGTGAGAAATGGTATTTCAACACCTGCCTCAATACGCTTTCTGGTGTGCATCGCTATGCCCGCAACGGCCTGGCCGCCGAAGAGGGCCGCGATGAACTGGAGGCCCTATCCCATGAAGTCCTGTTGCTTGCGCGTGAATTATGGCCTGACTGGCAACCGGCTCATCGCGATCTTTGGCAGAATCTTCTGCGTCTGATCGCGAACACCGCCGACAATGAAAATTCCATGGCGGCCGATGTTCGTTTGGGACGACCGACGGAAGCTGCCGTGCTCTCAGGCATGGTGCATCAGGCTCATGATCCGTCCGCCTATCCCATCCTTCTCGCGCTGGATCACAAACTCAAAAGTCAGGGATAG
- a CDS encoding tetratricopeptide repeat protein — protein sequence MSTIHLIHHSDDLVQALNGYKKLLGWPHDWKVPQKNETPSLDLHDFYIVYNRDPEKLDGLKAAQHLRSNPETFAVPILFISDKLSDYAQLLFDDLDFVWLCEQPFHSRRFFDTVAKVQTYMASNISFLRQANETFNALASGQFTQAKKALNVMADRFQNSLRFHIWSAQVHLGLKELDRALDAALLAQKMRPKSLEVSNLLASIYYKKGDTENYNAIVQQTLRLAEIHLQNLLHWGDVYLEQGNVERSITAFEAALEKEPENQRAKQGILAANLVEGRTNIAGTAEIASAQSMEIARMFNLKGISMAESGHFRTAERLYNNAMKILPNKEIAYKLWLNLGLCMKKKGDLPAALAYFEKCQELAPPHYKRAEAQILALKDELKKEESSKDFSRIKDRVIRQGDVLNYKKIQSQKGA from the coding sequence ATGAGCACGATTCACCTGATCCATCACAGCGATGACCTGGTCCAGGCACTGAACGGCTATAAGAAGCTGCTGGGGTGGCCGCACGATTGGAAGGTTCCGCAGAAAAACGAGACGCCTTCCCTCGATCTGCACGATTTCTACATCGTCTATAACCGCGATCCCGAGAAGCTCGATGGCCTGAAAGCCGCGCAGCATCTTCGCAGCAATCCGGAAACCTTTGCCGTGCCGATACTCTTCATCTCCGACAAGCTTTCCGACTATGCGCAGCTGCTCTTCGATGATCTCGATTTCGTCTGGCTCTGCGAGCAGCCGTTCCATAGCCGCCGCTTCTTCGATACCGTGGCCAAGGTGCAGACCTACATGGCCTCGAACATCAGCTTTCTGAGGCAGGCCAACGAAACCTTCAATGCCCTGGCCTCTGGACAGTTCACCCAGGCGAAAAAAGCCCTGAATGTCATGGCCGATCGCTTCCAGAATTCGCTGCGCTTTCATATCTGGTCGGCTCAGGTGCATCTGGGCCTCAAGGAGTTGGATCGCGCCCTGGACGCCGCGCTCTTGGCCCAGAAAATGCGCCCCAAATCGCTGGAGGTTTCCAACCTCCTCGCCTCGATCTACTATAAAAAAGGCGACACTGAAAACTATAATGCCATCGTTCAACAGACCCTGCGTCTGGCGGAAATCCATCTGCAAAACCTTCTGCACTGGGGCGACGTCTACCTGGAGCAGGGAAATGTGGAGCGCTCCATCACCGCCTTCGAAGCCGCGCTGGAAAAAGAGCCGGAAAATCAGAGGGCGAAGCAGGGAATCCTGGCCGCGAACCTGGTCGAAGGCCGCACCAATATCGCCGGCACGGCCGAGATCGCCTCGGCCCAGTCGATGGAAATCGCCCGGATGTTCAATCTGAAAGGCATATCCATGGCTGAGTCCGGACACTTCCGCACGGCCGAGCGCCTTTATAATAATGCCATGAAAATACTCCCGAACAAGGAAATCGCCTATAAGCTCTGGCTGAACCTCGGCCTTTGCATGAAGAAAAAAGGCGATCTGCCGGCCGCCCTCGCCTACTTCGAAAAATGCCAGGAATTGGCGCCGCCTCATTATAAAAGGGCCGAAGCCCAGATCCTCGCCTTGAAGGATGAGCTGAAGAAGGAAGAGAGTTCGAAGGACTTCAGCCGCATCAAAGACCGCGTGATTCGCCAGGGCGATGTCCTGAACTATAAGAAAATTCAAAGCCAAAAAGGGGCCTGA
- a CDS encoding hybrid sensor histidine kinase/response regulator: MEETRVVIIDDVEEIHNNIRTIFQSRKNDLLDALKQDLFGPSSTNQNLKKELNLTFDSAFQGQEGYELVKKSVAMGKPYSVAIVDMRMPPGWDGLQTIRKIREVDQDIEIVICSAYSDYSWHDIAHELGVNDKYLFLSKPFEVTEMKQMVINLAEKWWLNTKNKIYVEELRKARETAEASDRAKQEFLSIIGHELRTPLNVILMTLEDLLDSQNDKEALKIIRNSHNSTRHLSRLIEDILIYTEMDKNDFRFAAKPFTLKSLLETCRTHFQPLCDEKKLTLSIKADQDIPQNFIGDVDRIHNVMFQLLSNAVQFTDKGSVSLEVQIDANFHKSTVLDVLALRFHFTDTGIGMNEEQLAHCFDLFYQGDDPRHHSRTGSGLGLSLCRKIVLALGGTIKMESKQGQGTRAHVTLPLKLDGGAKMRVTA, encoded by the coding sequence ATGGAAGAAACGCGCGTCGTGATCATCGACGATGTTGAAGAGATCCACAACAATATCCGCACCATTTTTCAGTCCAGGAAGAACGATCTTCTGGATGCCTTGAAACAGGATCTGTTTGGGCCCTCGTCCACCAATCAGAATCTGAAGAAGGAATTGAATCTGACTTTCGATTCCGCGTTTCAGGGGCAGGAAGGCTATGAGCTCGTGAAAAAATCGGTGGCGATGGGCAAACCCTATTCCGTCGCCATCGTCGACATGCGTATGCCTCCGGGTTGGGACGGTCTGCAGACGATCCGCAAGATTCGCGAAGTCGATCAGGATATCGAGATCGTGATCTGCTCGGCCTATTCCGATTATTCGTGGCATGATATCGCGCACGAGCTGGGTGTGAATGATAAGTACCTCTTCCTCTCGAAGCCTTTTGAAGTGACCGAGATGAAGCAGATGGTCATCAACCTTGCCGAAAAATGGTGGCTCAACACCAAAAACAAAATCTACGTCGAAGAGCTGCGCAAAGCGCGCGAGACAGCCGAGGCCTCGGATCGCGCCAAGCAGGAATTTCTGAGCATCATCGGCCATGAGCTGCGGACGCCTTTGAATGTGATCCTGATGACGCTGGAGGATCTGCTCGATAGCCAGAACGATAAGGAAGCGCTGAAGATCATCCGCAACTCGCATAATTCCACGCGGCATCTGTCGCGCCTGATCGAGGACATCCTGATCTATACCGAGATGGATAAGAATGATTTCCGTTTCGCGGCCAAGCCCTTTACGCTGAAAAGTCTGCTCGAAACCTGCCGGACGCACTTCCAGCCGCTCTGCGACGAGAAGAAGCTGACCCTTTCCATCAAAGCCGATCAGGACATCCCGCAGAATTTCATCGGTGATGTGGACCGCATTCATAATGTGATGTTCCAGCTTCTTTCGAACGCCGTGCAGTTCACCGACAAGGGTTCGGTGAGCCTGGAGGTGCAGATTGATGCGAACTTTCATAAGAGCACGGTTCTGGATGTGCTCGCGCTCCGCTTTCATTTCACCGACACCGGCATCGGCATGAACGAGGAGCAGCTGGCCCACTGCTTTGATCTTTTCTATCAGGGCGATGATCCCCGGCATCACAGCCGCACCGGATCAGGCCTGGGCCTTAGCCTTTGCCGCAAAATAGTTCTGGCTTTGGGTGGGACGATCAAGATGGAATCGAAGCAGGGTCAGGGCACACGCGCGCATGTGACCCTGCCTTTGAAACTTGATGGTGGAGCGAAGATGCGGGTGACGGCTTAA
- a CDS encoding sigma 54-interacting transcriptional regulator codes for MSEAARILLVDDDQGFLTLLSMRLSAEGFAVETAYSGRECLQKIEGFLPDLVISDLRMDVMDGMELYEKIHKLMPFVPVIMITAHGSIPEAVAATQQGVFSFLPKPIDRAQLLELIHKALEQKGRLPESLRVDSESGFVTRSPRMLELFEQLKLVAPSEASVLITGESGSGKELFARAIHSVSSRAQGPFIAINCGAIPAELLESELFGHVRGSFTGANKDHPGLFQAAKGGTLFLDEIGDMPLALQVKLLRVLEEKTIRPVGSTQTIPIDVRIISATHRELPQMILDKHFREDLYYRLNVIHFSLPPLRDRREDIPLLAESFLRDVASKQKPGVRAFAAGAMELLTAAEWPGNVRQLYNAVEKMVILSPGPIISAAHVRWCIGSEALETPSLAEAKNQFERDYLIETLKKTHGNVSKAARAAKRNRTDFYKLMARHNLQASMFKMGRREEETVE; via the coding sequence ATGAGCGAGGCAGCTCGGATTTTGCTGGTCGACGATGACCAAGGATTTCTTACACTCCTTTCGATGCGTTTGAGTGCCGAAGGTTTTGCTGTGGAAACGGCCTATAGCGGTCGGGAATGTTTGCAGAAAATTGAAGGCTTTTTGCCGGATCTGGTGATCAGTGATCTGCGCATGGACGTGATGGATGGCATGGAGCTTTATGAAAAGATCCATAAGCTCATGCCCTTTGTGCCCGTCATTATGATCACGGCCCATGGGAGTATTCCCGAGGCTGTCGCCGCCACGCAACAGGGTGTTTTCTCGTTTTTGCCAAAACCAATTGACCGGGCTCAGCTGCTGGAACTGATCCACAAAGCCCTGGAGCAGAAGGGGCGTTTGCCCGAAAGCCTGCGCGTGGATTCGGAGTCGGGCTTTGTAACCCGCAGCCCACGCATGCTGGAACTCTTTGAACAACTCAAACTCGTGGCGCCCTCGGAGGCCAGCGTTTTGATCACAGGTGAGAGCGGCAGTGGCAAGGAGCTCTTCGCCCGCGCCATTCACTCTGTCAGCAGTCGCGCACAGGGGCCGTTTATCGCGATCAACTGCGGTGCGATCCCTGCAGAACTCCTGGAATCAGAGCTCTTTGGTCATGTCCGCGGTTCGTTTACGGGCGCCAACAAGGATCACCCCGGTTTATTCCAGGCCGCCAAGGGTGGAACGCTCTTCCTCGACGAAATCGGTGATATGCCTCTGGCATTGCAGGTGAAACTGCTGCGGGTTTTGGAAGAGAAAACAATCCGTCCAGTTGGCAGCACTCAAACCATTCCTATTGACGTGCGTATCATATCAGCGACACATCGTGAATTGCCTCAAATGATCCTCGATAAGCATTTTCGTGAGGATCTTTACTACCGACTCAACGTCATTCATTTCAGTTTGCCACCCCTCCGGGATCGCCGTGAGGACATCCCGCTCCTCGCTGAAAGCTTCCTGCGTGACGTCGCCTCGAAGCAAAAGCCAGGCGTTCGCGCGTTTGCGGCGGGGGCCATGGAACTCCTTACGGCTGCGGAGTGGCCCGGCAACGTTCGCCAGCTTTATAACGCGGTGGAGAAAATGGTGATCCTGTCCCCAGGCCCGATCATCTCAGCCGCCCACGTGCGCTGGTGCATAGGCAGCGAGGCGCTGGAGACGCCGTCCCTGGCGGAAGCCAAGAATCAATTTGAACGCGATTATCTGATCGAGACTTTGAAGAAGACGCATGGAAATGTCAGCAAGGCCGCGCGCGCCGCAAAACGGAATCGCACGGACTTCTATAAGCTGATGGCGCGGCACAATCTTCAGGCGTCGATGTTCAAGATGGGCCGCCGTGAAGAGGAAACGGTGGAGTAA
- a CDS encoding MFS transporter: MLPSRRQFTLLLMCGTLPVMTTASLAPILPGLHRAFRDVPQIDVLSRLVLTAPALSIAMGALLAGYLLDRLGRRSVLAVSLMIFALFGSYGLWTQDIQWLIGARFIFGFAVAGIMTATATLLADFFEPKHLRSKMGLQAGIMGGWGIFAQTASGWLAETSWRYPFALFLAALPLLPLVWLWLPETIKVQAEENAVPESKGPISPQAFIIGFFSFAAMGLFVVVPIQAPFYFGHKLGIGPTSTAILLSVLTGASSLTSLSFAFLKGRWTQKTILTLGFLSMTIGFLMLSLWTRRLVLAGGMAAIGCGIGSIGPSISAWIAELTSPSYRGRAMGLLTTANYLGQFSVPLWSQQLLEPYGYEGLFLTAALVSFLCSVSVMLSLRNLRLHAAGTNVDMVVMPAPDSRDKEKDSRLSS, translated from the coding sequence ATGCTGCCCTCGCGTCGCCAGTTCACCTTGCTCCTGATGTGCGGAACCCTGCCGGTGATGACAACCGCCAGCCTTGCTCCGATTTTGCCTGGACTTCATCGGGCCTTTCGTGATGTGCCCCAGATTGATGTCCTGTCGCGCCTGGTGCTGACGGCCCCGGCCCTGTCCATCGCCATGGGGGCGCTTCTGGCCGGTTATCTTTTGGATCGTTTGGGTCGCCGCAGTGTGCTGGCGGTGAGCCTTATGATCTTTGCCCTCTTTGGATCGTATGGGCTTTGGACGCAGGATATTCAGTGGCTGATCGGGGCGCGGTTTATTTTTGGTTTTGCCGTGGCCGGTATCATGACGGCAACCGCGACTCTCCTTGCCGATTTTTTCGAGCCGAAGCATCTGCGCAGCAAGATGGGTCTGCAGGCCGGGATCATGGGCGGCTGGGGAATTTTTGCACAGACGGCCTCGGGCTGGCTGGCGGAAACCAGCTGGCGCTATCCCTTTGCCTTGTTTTTAGCCGCGCTTCCGCTTTTGCCCTTGGTCTGGCTTTGGCTCCCGGAAACGATCAAAGTCCAGGCCGAAGAGAACGCGGTACCGGAATCCAAAGGGCCCATCTCGCCACAGGCTTTCATCATCGGATTTTTTTCCTTCGCGGCCATGGGGCTCTTTGTGGTCGTGCCGATTCAGGCGCCCTTTTATTTCGGACATAAGCTCGGCATCGGTCCGACCTCGACGGCCATCCTTTTAAGTGTGCTGACCGGCGCGAGTTCGTTGACCTCGCTCAGCTTCGCCTTTCTGAAGGGACGCTGGACGCAGAAGACGATCCTCACCCTCGGCTTTCTATCGATGACCATTGGCTTTCTGATGCTGAGCCTCTGGACGCGGCGCCTTGTGCTGGCAGGTGGAATGGCGGCCATCGGCTGCGGCATCGGCAGCATAGGTCCCAGCATCAGCGCCTGGATCGCGGAACTCACATCACCGAGCTATCGCGGTCGGGCCATGGGCTTGCTTACGACTGCGAACTATCTCGGACAATTCTCGGTGCCGCTCTGGAGTCAGCAGCTCCTGGAACCGTATGGGTACGAAGGCCTCTTTCTCACGGCTGCGCTGGTGAGTTTCCTTTGCAGCGTGAGCGTCATGCTGAGCCTTCGCAATCTGCGTTTGCACGCAGCTGGCACCAATGTGGACATGGTCGTCATGCCAGCCCCGGATTCCCGGGACAAAGAGAAAGACTCAAGGCTTTCGTCTTAA
- a CDS encoding PQQ-binding-like beta-propeller repeat protein, with translation MQFTTGLVLLAGLITSASGDLAWQIEGQLSEDAWHRLYQWKIEDTGSQLARINIHTGDALWTVRGQPFVDFNRDCVDDDKVYVLNKDSVQAIDVAQGSVVWSSQVRADFLQSAGYLICYPMSEQIFLSYSLDQGDHHNLAALRKGDGATLWTQTSPRTIQTLGADSERVYVSVIEGSQTLTQALDQTQGQTLWTRTDTDIFYQFDAWQRLLRVDQDEIQRVDGRSGQEMWRLSLPGSYLSTHSREAAIYVQSDQAIARINPDTGAHEWDYHFERTPESFTSLEILANGDVLVREIRDPLQQTHFELREAANGTVLWDRTVQGQNTVITEDRAGHLFEQTPGSLSLLNEKGQALWTFKVPQMKGSTPRIGTVHGTEQHLFITLFESKGKYPPMTLAALDWKTGAMKWLHQAGEPLTLMSMERPALIVLNHMLSGRSFALYP, from the coding sequence ATGCAATTCACAACGGGCCTCGTTTTACTCGCAGGTCTCATCACGAGCGCATCCGGTGACCTCGCGTGGCAGATTGAAGGGCAGCTGTCCGAGGATGCCTGGCATCGTCTTTATCAATGGAAAATCGAAGACACGGGATCGCAACTCGCCCGGATCAACATCCATACGGGCGACGCCCTTTGGACAGTCAGGGGACAGCCCTTCGTGGATTTCAATCGGGACTGCGTGGACGACGATAAGGTTTATGTGCTGAACAAAGACAGCGTTCAAGCGATCGACGTCGCGCAGGGATCGGTGGTGTGGTCGAGCCAGGTGCGGGCGGATTTTTTGCAAAGCGCCGGCTATCTGATCTGCTACCCCATGAGTGAGCAGATCTTTCTCTCCTACTCATTGGATCAGGGGGATCACCATAATCTTGCCGCTCTGCGCAAAGGGGATGGAGCCACCCTTTGGACTCAGACAAGCCCCCGGACGATTCAAACCCTGGGCGCCGACAGTGAGAGGGTTTATGTGAGCGTCATCGAGGGAAGTCAGACGCTGACCCAGGCTCTGGATCAAACACAGGGTCAAACGCTTTGGACGCGGACCGACACCGATATCTTTTATCAGTTTGATGCGTGGCAGCGTCTTCTGCGTGTCGATCAGGACGAAATTCAGCGGGTGGATGGCCGCAGCGGACAGGAGATGTGGCGATTGTCCCTGCCGGGATCCTATCTGAGCACTCACAGTCGGGAGGCTGCGATCTATGTGCAGTCTGATCAGGCCATCGCGCGGATAAACCCGGACACGGGCGCCCATGAATGGGATTATCATTTCGAGCGGACGCCGGAGTCCTTCACCTCGCTGGAGATACTTGCGAACGGTGATGTCCTCGTGCGGGAGATCCGCGATCCTTTACAACAAACACACTTTGAGCTGCGCGAGGCCGCGAACGGGACCGTGCTTTGGGATAGAACCGTTCAGGGTCAGAACACCGTGATCACAGAAGACAGGGCTGGTCATCTCTTTGAGCAGACGCCCGGGAGCCTGAGTCTTCTGAACGAAAAAGGCCAGGCCCTTTGGACTTTCAAGGTTCCCCAGATGAAAGGCAGCACGCCCAGGATCGGCACTGTGCACGGCACCGAACAGCATCTTTTCATCACGCTCTTCGAATCGAAAGGCAAGTATCCGCCGATGACCCTGGCGGCTCTGGACTGGAAAACGGGGGCCATGAAGTGGCTGCATCAGGCCGGTGAACCCCTGACGCTGATGTCCATGGAAAGGCCGGCCCTTATCGTTCTGAACCATATGCTGAGCGGTCGATCCTTTGCACTCTATCCCTGA
- a CDS encoding RMD1 family protein: MQPKTHSLRSYAFSQSIDMVELARKYTSSQSSIDPKASLSAKIGEDGHVFIFNHGSVVFWNVPAEVQQEGLNQLLGLDPVPTLKPISDTFVVLEQAGPVQVEFNRLIIDRLNPDRMEVIASTLAQSTSMEYYESLVEEAWKQVDEMLIAMRHSGTNRWFLGPVNRRIAEALTLRSSVVRVLHLLDKPDLIWEDKIMDEIYGDLRAMFDLPERFQALEYKLQLIQQTLEVLVEAIRDRRLYWLELTIVLLILFEIIMTFVK, translated from the coding sequence ATGCAGCCCAAGACTCATTCCCTGCGTTCCTATGCGTTTTCCCAAAGTATTGACATGGTGGAGCTGGCCCGCAAATACACGAGCTCCCAGTCGTCCATCGACCCCAAGGCTTCACTCAGCGCGAAGATCGGCGAGGATGGGCACGTCTTCATTTTCAATCATGGTTCGGTGGTCTTTTGGAATGTGCCGGCCGAGGTGCAGCAGGAGGGGCTGAATCAGCTGCTGGGCCTGGATCCTGTGCCCACCTTGAAACCGATCAGCGATACCTTCGTCGTCCTCGAACAGGCCGGCCCCGTGCAGGTGGAATTCAATCGCCTCATCATTGATCGCCTCAATCCCGATCGCATGGAGGTGATCGCCTCGACGCTGGCGCAGAGCACATCCATGGAATACTACGAATCGCTGGTCGAGGAAGCCTGGAAACAGGTGGATGAAATGCTGATTGCCATGCGTCACAGCGGAACCAACCGCTGGTTCCTGGGACCTGTGAACCGCCGCATTGCCGAGGCTTTGACGCTGCGCAGCTCGGTTGTCCGCGTCCTTCACCTTTTGGACAAGCCGGATCTGATTTGGGAAGACAAGATCATGGACGAAATCTATGGCGACCTGCGGGCCATGTTTGACCTGCCCGAAAGGTTCCAGGCTCTGGAATACAAGCTGCAGCTCATCCAGCAGACGCTTGAAGTTCTGGTGGAGGCCATCCGCGATCGACGCCTTTACTGGCTGGAATTGACAATCGTCCTTTTGATCCTGTTCGAGATCATCATGACTTTTGTTAAGTAG
- a CDS encoding sensor histidine kinase, with amino-acid sequence MGHYPSHVDLRGPRDLSIVAKRLTWLGQRLKDSEASQERFLRHISHELKTPLASIKEGIELLADGIPGPINPKQREVLDILQSGLLHFQKLINNLLDFNLLRGNKALMRSPIVLKDLISNLVRMHQLPASRKGIQFELIGDPLNVAVDKSVLSAAIDNLLSNALNFSPAGGRIIVRWYRRDDDLVIVVRDEGPGISRDEREKVFLPFYQGKATRDGPLKGTGLGLSVARECVNTHGGELLIVDADKGACFEIHLPQVLRQDSPALSQKSDRSPRPWTEAQDIT; translated from the coding sequence ATGGGCCATTATCCCAGTCATGTGGATTTAAGAGGCCCGCGCGATCTTTCCATCGTGGCCAAGCGTTTGACCTGGCTCGGCCAACGGCTCAAGGATTCGGAGGCTTCGCAGGAGCGCTTTTTGCGGCATATTTCGCATGAACTCAAAACCCCCCTCGCTTCCATCAAGGAAGGCATCGAGCTTTTGGCCGATGGCATCCCCGGACCCATCAATCCCAAGCAGCGCGAGGTCCTCGATATCCTCCAGAGCGGCCTTCTGCACTTTCAAAAGCTGATCAATAACCTGCTCGACTTCAACCTTCTCAGGGGCAACAAGGCCCTGATGCGCTCGCCGATCGTTCTGAAGGATCTGATCAGCAATCTGGTGCGCATGCATCAGCTGCCCGCATCACGCAAAGGCATACAATTCGAGCTGATCGGTGATCCTTTGAACGTCGCGGTGGATAAGTCGGTGCTCAGCGCCGCCATTGATAATCTGCTTTCCAATGCCCTCAATTTTTCCCCAGCCGGGGGCCGCATCATCGTGCGCTGGTATCGGCGTGACGATGACCTCGTGATCGTGGTGCGGGATGAAGGTCCCGGCATCTCGCGCGACGAACGGGAGAAAGTCTTTCTGCCGTTCTATCAAGGCAAAGCGACGCGCGATGGACCACTGAAGGGCACCGGGCTGGGACTCTCCGTAGCCCGGGAATGCGTCAACACGCACGGAGGCGAACTCCTGATCGTCGATGCCGACAAGGGGGCTTGTTTTGAAATTCACCTGCCCCAGGTTTTGCGTCAGGACTCTCCGGCGCTGTCGCAGAAAAGCGACAGATCACCTCGCCCCTGGACGGAGGCACAGGACATTACATGA
- a CDS encoding response regulator: MLNPPHKVVIVDDEEEVLEVIAEVVKRLFGDLVEVVTFSSSQETWEYVQHNEVRLVLSDLHLPNIHGLDLVRQIIGLNRGIQVVAITGDRSCSAAFECFMNGVHGYITKPATMQKIQDTVGQCLSHLDYWKRIIESMQEI, translated from the coding sequence ATGCTGAACCCTCCCCATAAAGTCGTCATCGTCGACGACGAGGAAGAAGTTCTGGAAGTGATCGCCGAAGTCGTGAAGCGACTCTTCGGTGACCTCGTGGAAGTCGTGACGTTCTCGTCCTCCCAGGAAACCTGGGAATACGTGCAGCATAACGAAGTCCGCCTCGTGCTGTCGGACCTTCACCTGCCGAACATCCATGGCCTTGATCTTGTGCGGCAGATCATTGGCCTCAATCGCGGCATCCAGGTCGTCGCCATCACCGGCGATCGTTCGTGCAGCGCGGCCTTTGAATGCTTTATGAATGGCGTGCACGGTTACATCACCAAACCCGCCACCATGCAGAAGATTCAGGATACGGTCGGCCAATGCCTGAGTCACCTCGACTATTGGAAGCGGATCATCGAATCCATGCAGGAAATCTAA